The Fibrobacter sp. UWR4 sequence AGATTCACTAATCTTTCACGCAACGAACAGAGGAGAGCTCTGCTCTTTTGTATTTATCATGAATTAAAGCATAATCATGAGTAAATAAGAATTCAGCGGCTTTTGCATAGCTATCACGTTCAGATACAGTCCAAAATGATGCCTTGGAAGAGTGTTCATAGAAGGAAGGTTTCATCCCAAAGCCAACAGAATCTTTTCCATTTTTATGATCTCGCCAGTCTTTATTTGACTTCAACACATGGCCAGTACATTCATAGTAGACAATCGAACTACCATTGTCGTGACTATCGCAACCCACGGAAGTAAACATATCTCCCAATTCCGTAGAATCAGGAATGTGCCAACCTGAAGGACAAACGCCTTGAATGGGAAGTTCCTTTTCGTCAAGACAAACTTTTCTTTCGCATTCTTTTTTCGAAGAATCCATAGCCACTGCGGACACCCAGGAATAGTTCCGTCCATTTTCCTCACAGTTATCAGGAAAATCACATTCACTACCCACAACATCAAAGTTGAGATTTTCCGCCATCCATTCCTTACCATTGATTGTCACCGTTTTATAGGAATGGCCATCACGTTCATCTACAAGAACACCATACAATCCCTTGTAACCTTCATATTCTGGAGGTTTAGGATAATCCGTTCCGTTTCGTTTGCAACGGACGCCCACTTTTTGGTCGTAAGAATAAGACATGCCATAGAAATTCGAATATCGATCCTCAAATGCAAAAACATAACCGTTGTCTTTGTCAAACACATCACTTGAAGCATAAGCTGCTATATAATGATAATTCTCCGATGCTGAATAACGATAACTGGCGTGATATAAAGCCGAAAACCCCGTTTTATTTTGACATCTTTCCCACCACCAAAAACCATCAGCAGCAAGCGATGAATAAGCATCACCTTCTACGACTGAGTTAATAAAAGCACGCCATTCAACATAGCTTGGAATATGCCAACCATCCGGACAAGTTCCCTGAGCTATACGCCAATCATAAATGTATCCAACATCTCGAATTTCCCTAG is a genomic window containing:
- a CDS encoding FISUMP domain-containing protein; the encoded protein is MPEKRYGEPREIRDVGYIYDWRIAQGTCPDGWHIPSYVEWRAFINSVVEGDAYSSLAADGFWWWERCQNKTGFSALYHASYRYSASENYHYIAAYASSDVFDKDNGYVFAFEDRYSNFYGMSYSYDQKVGVRCKRNGTDYPKPPEYEGYKGLYGVLVDERDGHSYKTVTINGKEWMAENLNFDVVGSECDFPDNCEENGRNYSWVSAVAMDSSKKECERKVCLDEKELPIQGVCPSGWHIPDSTELGDMFTSVGCDSHDNGSSIVYYECTGHVLKSNKDWRDHKNGKDSVGFGMKPSFYEHSSKASFWTVSERDSYAKAAEFLFTHDYALIHDKYKRAELSSVRCVKD